In one window of Arvicola amphibius unplaced genomic scaffold, mArvAmp1.2, whole genome shotgun sequence DNA:
- the LOC119805823 gene encoding tyrosine-protein phosphatase non-receptor type 11-like, producing the protein MASQRGFHPNITRVEAENLLLTRGVDGSFLTRPSKSIPGDFTLSVRRNGAVSHIEVQSTGEYYDLYDGKKFATLAELLQYYMEHPEQLKEKNGDVVELKYPLNSADPTSERWFHGPLCRKEAEELLMEKGKRGSFLVRGSERHPGDFVLSVVTRDDKRKSNDGRSKVTHVMIRCQELKYDVGGGEYFDSLTDLMEHYKKNPIVVTRGTVLQLKQPLNTTRLNAAEIESRVRELSKVAGTRGAVKQGFWEEFETLQKQDYKFLYSQKEGQRQENKNKNRYKNILPFDHTRVVLHDGDPNEPFSDYINANIIRGEFQTKWHNSKPKKSYIATQGCLKNTVNDFWRMVFQENSRVISMTTKEVERGKSKCVKYWPDEYAFKDYGVMRVRNIKEIAAHNYTLRELKLSKVGQGNTERTVWQYHFQTWPDHGVPSDPGGVLDFLEEVHHKQESIVDAGPVVVHCNTGIGRTGTLIVIDILIDIIREKGVDHDIDICKTIQMVRSQRPGMVQKEAQYRFIYMAVQHYIQRLQHMIKEEHKSQMKGPEHSNIKNSLVNQTISGQSPMAHCTQTPPSAEVREVLGLEHSSLPCPMSIRSFPRTRNDSKKDDNDDSGHSSQRRDSISNRVLYEEFLALTRRMDCVEHSIGSIMSKIDAVVVTLKTMENVYKQSR; encoded by the coding sequence ATGGCATCTCAGAGAGGGTTTCACCCCAACATCACTCGTGTGGAGGCTGAGAATCTCCTGCTAACCAGAGGAGTTGATGGCAGCTTTTTGACAAGGCCTAGTAAGAGTATCCCTGGAGATTTCACGTTGTCTGTTAGAAGAAATGGAGCTGTCAGTCACATcgaggttcagagcactggggAATACTATGACCTCTATGATGGGAAGAAGTTTGCCACCTTGGCTGAACTGCTCCAGTATTACATGGAACATCCCGAGCagctaaaagaaaagaatggagatgTTGTTGAGCTCAAGTACCCACTGAATAGTGCAGACCCAACCTCTGAAAGGTGGTTCCATGGTCCCTTGTGtagaaaagaagcagaggaaTTGCTAATGGAGAAGGGTAAGCGTGGCAGCTTTCTTGTTCGAGGGAGCGAGAGACACCCTGGTGACTTTGTTCTCTCTGTCGTCACTCGTGATGACAAACGAAAGAGCAATGATGGCAGGTCCAAAGTGACCCACGTTATGATCCGATGTCAGGAACTGAAATACGATGTTGGTGGAGGAGAGTATTTTGACTCTTTGACAGACCTGATGGAGCATTACAAGAAGAACCCCATAGTGGTGACACGGGGCACAGTCCTGCAGCTGAAGCAGCCTCTCAACACAACTCGTCTTAATGCTGCTGAAATTGAAAGCAGGGTACGAGAGCTAAGCAAGGTAGCTGGGACCAGAGGTGCAGTCAAACAGGGCTTTTGGGAAGAATTTGAGACACTACAGAAACAGGACTACAAATTTCTTTATAGCCAAAAAGAAggacaaagacaagaaaataaaaacaaaaatagatacaaaaacaTCCTGCCATTCGATCACACTAGGGTTGTCCTGCACGATGGCGATCCCAATGAGCCCTTTTCTGATTACATCAATGCGAACATCATCAGGGGTGAATTTCAAACCAAGTGGCACAATTCAAAACCCAAAAAGAGCTACATTGCCACTCAAGGCTGCCTGAAGAACACGGTGAATGATTTCTGGAGGATGGTGTTCCAGGAGAACTCTCGAGTCATCAGCATGACCAcaaaggaggtggagagagggaagagcaaatGTGTCAAGTACTGGCCTGATGAGTATGCCTTCAAAGACTATGGTGTCATGCGTGTTAGGAACATCAAAGAAATTGCTGCTCATAACTACACCTTAAGAGAACTCAAGCTTTCCAAGGTTGgacaaggaaacacagagagaacgGTCTGGCAGTACCACTTTCAGACATGGCCCGACCATGGTGTGCCCAGTGACCCTGGAGGTGTGCtggacttcctggaggaggtccaccacaagcaggagagcatcgTGGATGCAGGCCCTGTTGTAGTTCACTGCAATACTGGAATTGGCAGGACGGGAACACTCATTGTGATTGATATCCTTATTGACATCATTAGAGAGAAAGGTGTTGACCATGACATCGATATTTGTAAAACCATTCAGATGGTACGGTCTCAGAGGCCAGGAATGGTCCAGAAAGAAGCACAGTACCGGTTCATCTATATGGCTGTCCAGCATTACATCCAGAGGCTGCAGCACATGATCAAGGAGGAACATAAAAGCCAAATGAAAGGACCCGAACATAGCAATATTAAGAATTCCCTGGTGAACCAGACAATCAGTGGCCAGAGCCCCATGGCACATTGCACTCAAACACCACCCAGTGCAGAAGTGAGGGAGGTTCTGGGCTTGGAACATAGCTCATTACCATGTCCCATGAGCATTAGAAGTTTCCCAAGAACACGGAATGACTCTAAGAAGGATGATAATGATGACAGTGGGCATAGCTCCCAGAGGAGGGACAGCATCTCCAACAGGGTTTTATATGAAGAGTTCCTGGCACTGACAAGACGTATGGACTGTGTGGAGCACTCCATAGGCAGCATCATGTCCAAGATCGATGCTGTGGTTGTCACACTTAAGACCATGGAAAATGTGTATAAACAGTCGAGGTAG